Proteins from a single region of Dyadobacter fanqingshengii:
- a CDS encoding ATP-binding protein, which yields MIHRYITQEIQEKLSRSPAVAILGPRQVGKTTLAKFIAKSNLASFTYLDAENPRDMAKLADAYTYLDSLRDSCVIIDEVQLMPELFSLLRPLIDEDRSPGRFILLGSASPALVKGVSESLAGRISYTELTPVGLSELTETKQKEHHWFRGGFPEALLANSEATAKEWLDDFIRSYVERDLAYLFGVELSPATLRNFWRMLAHSNGNVWNAEVFARSLGITAPTVLRYTGFLEGGYMIRRLQPWFVNAKKRLVKSPKVYIRDTGILHRLLFIDSTEDLYGHPGIGGSWEGYVIEQIAQRISKGLELFYYRTQAGAECDLVLVRGITPIACIEIKLTNAPMVSKGFISCTEDLEPAYKFIITPSSDTYTTAHSVTVISLYNFLETDLNKI from the coding sequence ATGATCCACCGGTATATAACACAGGAAATTCAGGAAAAACTGAGTCGCTCGCCAGCCGTCGCTATATTAGGTCCGCGACAGGTAGGGAAAACGACCTTAGCAAAGTTCATCGCTAAATCAAATTTGGCAAGCTTTACCTATCTTGATGCAGAGAATCCGCGGGATATGGCTAAGCTAGCTGATGCTTACACCTATCTGGACAGCTTAAGAGATTCCTGTGTGATTATTGATGAAGTTCAGCTTATGCCTGAGTTATTTTCACTGTTACGACCACTGATTGACGAAGACAGAAGTCCAGGCAGATTTATCTTACTGGGATCCGCCTCGCCTGCCTTGGTAAAAGGCGTTTCCGAGTCGCTCGCTGGCCGCATATCCTACACCGAATTGACCCCAGTGGGATTATCTGAACTTACTGAAACGAAGCAAAAAGAACATCATTGGTTTAGAGGAGGCTTTCCCGAAGCGCTTCTTGCAAATAGCGAAGCAACAGCGAAGGAATGGCTCGATGATTTCATCAGAAGCTATGTAGAAAGAGATTTAGCTTACCTTTTCGGTGTGGAACTTTCACCTGCAACGCTTCGAAACTTTTGGAGAATGCTCGCTCATTCCAATGGAAATGTATGGAATGCTGAGGTGTTTGCCCGATCATTGGGCATCACAGCACCGACCGTATTGCGATATACAGGTTTTCTGGAAGGCGGCTATATGATCAGGCGATTACAGCCCTGGTTTGTTAATGCCAAAAAACGTCTCGTTAAATCTCCCAAAGTATATATCCGAGATACTGGAATTTTACACCGGCTGCTTTTTATTGACAGTACGGAGGACTTGTACGGTCATCCGGGTATTGGTGGCTCATGGGAAGGATATGTGATCGAGCAAATTGCGCAGCGCATTTCCAAAGGATTAGAGCTATTTTACTATCGCACGCAGGCAGGCGCAGAATGCGACTTGGTGCTTGTGCGAGGCATAACTCCTATTGCTTGCATTGAAATCAAACTAACCAACGCGCCAATGGTTTCAAAAGGTTTTATTAGCTGCACAGAAGATTTGGAGCCAGCCTATAAATTTATCATAACGCCAAGCAGCGACACTTATACAACAGCACATTCCGTTACAGTTATCAGCTTATACAATTTTTTGGAAACAGATCTTAACAAAATATGA
- a CDS encoding vanadium-dependent haloperoxidase gives MVNLNKGWLFIAVICLLASCKNDSPVNISPDAIGHVTLQMTDVMIHDVTNPPLSARFFAYACLAGYEVISQNDTAYKSMHGVLNDYPQMTKPEVGTFSYQLSAVLAMLETAKKMQPSGALLQTYQNRLLDSCRKEGASEEIIAGSQEYAVAISKQILKYAKADKYNLISNFPRYEPEKTPGTWYPTPPGYFPPVEPYFKTVRPFTLDSAAQFRPEPPVAFSEDKNSAFFKLMKLNYDDKKEPQHRVMAAFWDCNPFALENKGHLLVGMKKISPGAHWMGITNIACKQGKTDFSKTMLINAAVAVGLMDGFMTCWEEKFRSNRIRPETAIRKYIDPTWMPFLQTPPFPEYLSGHSVISSASAVILTHYFGDKFEYTDTVEERFGLKARKFASFMAAAEESGMSRFYGGIHFMDAIENGQKQGVQVGEWVVKKVGD, from the coding sequence TTGGTAAATCTAAATAAAGGCTGGCTGTTCATCGCAGTTATTTGCCTTTTAGCGAGCTGTAAGAATGATTCTCCGGTAAACATTAGTCCGGATGCGATCGGTCATGTAACATTGCAAATGACGGATGTTATGATCCATGACGTGACCAATCCGCCATTGAGTGCAAGATTTTTTGCCTATGCCTGTCTGGCTGGATATGAGGTGATTTCGCAAAATGACACAGCTTACAAGAGCATGCACGGCGTTTTGAATGATTATCCGCAAATGACGAAGCCGGAGGTTGGGACATTCTCCTATCAACTCAGCGCTGTGCTTGCCATGCTGGAAACAGCCAAAAAGATGCAACCTTCCGGAGCGCTGTTGCAGACTTACCAGAACAGATTGCTCGATTCGTGCCGAAAGGAAGGCGCTAGTGAGGAAATCATCGCCGGCTCGCAGGAATATGCAGTGGCGATCAGTAAGCAGATCCTGAAATATGCCAAAGCGGATAAGTATAACCTCATCAGCAATTTTCCGCGTTACGAGCCTGAAAAAACGCCCGGAACCTGGTATCCGACGCCGCCGGGCTATTTTCCGCCAGTAGAACCTTATTTCAAAACTGTTCGTCCGTTTACGCTGGATTCGGCTGCGCAGTTCCGTCCCGAGCCGCCTGTGGCCTTTTCAGAGGACAAAAATTCTGCATTCTTTAAACTGATGAAGCTTAATTATGACGACAAAAAAGAGCCTCAGCACCGGGTTATGGCGGCTTTTTGGGATTGTAACCCGTTTGCATTAGAGAACAAGGGACATTTGCTCGTAGGGATGAAAAAGATTTCTCCCGGTGCGCATTGGATGGGGATTACGAACATTGCCTGCAAGCAAGGCAAAACAGATTTTTCGAAAACAATGCTGATCAATGCTGCTGTGGCCGTTGGGTTAATGGACGGCTTTATGACCTGCTGGGAAGAAAAATTCCGCAGCAACCGCATCCGCCCTGAAACAGCCATCCGTAAATACATCGACCCAACCTGGATGCCGTTTCTACAAACGCCTCCGTTTCCCGAATATCTGAGCGGACATTCCGTGATATCATCCGCATCCGCCGTAATCCTGACCCATTATTTCGGGGACAAATTTGAGTATACCGACACCGTAGAAGAACGTTTCGGCCTCAAAGCCAGAAAGTTTGCTTCATTCATGGCCGCCGCCGAAGAATCAGGCATGTCGCGGTTTTACGGCGGAATCCATTTCATGGACGCCATCGAGAATGGGCAGAAGCAGGGCGTTCAGGTCGGGGAGTGGGTTGTGAAGAAGGTTGGGGATTGA
- a CDS encoding VCBS repeat-containing protein, translating into MKRIKSWIPGIIVLAISLGFAGCNKSADSEQSKDGKSQTPLFTLLPAEKTKIDFSNTLTEGLNTNVLMYEYFYNGGGVAAGDLNGDGLDDVYFTGNMVPNKLYLNKGQMVFEDITATAGVGGRERPWKTGVTMADVNGDGKLDIYVCYSGNVSPESLKGQLFINKGNGANGIPQFEESAEKYGLGAPSNSTQAAFFDFDKDGDMDMFLLNHNPKSLPILDEASTADLLKKDDPITGVRFFRNDPKADGTPYFTDITQKAGIQSSPLTYGLGIGIADVNQDGWQDMYISNDYSVPDFLYINNKNGTFTDALKTSIGHTSHSSMGNDIADFNNDGLPDIFTLDMLPEDNRRQKLLAGLDNYELFDFNVKMGFNHQYMRNMLQLNQGQGGKSKLPVFSEVGQLSGVSNTDWSWASLFADYDNDGWKDLFITNGNLRDFTNMDFVKFMGDHLKRIEGQVKREDVLNMVYQMPSSNMKNYLFQNKKDLTFTNVADNWGLGEISNSGGAAYSDLDNDGDLDLIVNNINKPAFIYQNDGDKLLKNNYLKLKLEGEGANKFGIGAKVTIYNKGQKQYLEQMPTRGYQSSVSPVLHFGLGKENIDSLQVVWLSGKRQSVINPKVNAILTLAEKNATMAKTNVQTASPLYNAVPSPIAYSGKASTTNDFKRQPLLINPISFSGPCLVKGDVNGDGLGDIYAGGGSGEAGKLYLQQKGGSFTSKSVHAFEADKQSDDTDAVFFDANGDGFQDLFVGSGGYATFMPEDPLLQSRLYLNDGKGNFTKSAGALPKMITSTSCARVADVNGDNKPDLFVGGRVIPGRYPETPRSYILINDGRGKFSDQTASLSAELANIGLVTDAAWTDLNGDKKPDLIVVGEWMPITVYMNVNGKLENKTSTYFDKQYSGWWNKILLTDLNGDGKDDLVIGNLGLNSQCKASDAEPVEMLYKDFDDNGSVDPIMSFYIQGKSYPYVTRDEMLDQMSIMRTRFQDYKTYADATVKEIFTADELAGAKELKANFLKTAYFEQGANGKFAEKPLPFQAQISPVYTITAVDFDKDGSKDLLLCGNVSKARLRFGKYDANFGVLLKGNGKGEFAYIKQDRSGFSLKGDVRSVLPVGDKLLFGINQQEIKAYQIGKSK; encoded by the coding sequence ATGAAGCGAATAAAATCCTGGATCCCAGGAATTATCGTGCTGGCAATCAGTCTCGGTTTTGCAGGATGCAACAAATCTGCCGATTCTGAACAATCCAAAGACGGAAAAAGCCAGACGCCTTTGTTCACACTCTTGCCCGCCGAAAAAACCAAAATTGACTTCTCGAACACATTAACGGAAGGCTTGAATACCAATGTGTTGATGTACGAATACTTTTACAATGGCGGCGGTGTGGCAGCAGGTGACCTCAATGGGGACGGGCTCGACGATGTTTATTTCACTGGAAATATGGTGCCTAATAAGCTGTATCTCAACAAAGGCCAGATGGTTTTTGAGGACATTACAGCAACCGCAGGTGTGGGCGGCCGGGAAAGGCCCTGGAAAACGGGCGTTACTATGGCAGACGTAAATGGTGATGGCAAGCTCGACATTTACGTTTGTTATTCCGGAAATGTTTCGCCGGAAAGTCTTAAAGGACAGCTTTTTATTAATAAAGGCAATGGTGCAAACGGCATTCCGCAGTTTGAAGAATCGGCCGAGAAATACGGTCTGGGTGCGCCTAGTAACAGCACACAAGCCGCATTCTTTGATTTTGACAAAGACGGTGATATGGATATGTTCTTGTTAAATCATAATCCCAAATCACTCCCGATCCTGGATGAGGCCAGCACAGCAGATTTGCTAAAAAAGGATGATCCAATTACAGGCGTGCGATTTTTTAGAAATGATCCCAAAGCCGATGGCACGCCTTATTTCACAGACATTACCCAAAAGGCAGGCATCCAAAGTTCGCCGCTCACTTACGGTTTGGGCATAGGCATTGCCGATGTAAACCAGGACGGCTGGCAGGATATGTATATTTCAAACGACTATTCTGTTCCCGATTTTTTATATATCAATAACAAAAACGGCACATTCACCGACGCGCTTAAAACATCGATCGGCCACACGTCCCATTCATCCATGGGTAACGACATTGCCGACTTCAATAATGATGGTCTGCCCGACATTTTTACGTTGGATATGTTGCCAGAGGACAACCGCCGACAAAAATTACTCGCCGGTCTGGACAACTACGAGCTTTTTGATTTCAATGTTAAAATGGGCTTTAACCACCAGTATATGCGGAATATGCTGCAACTGAACCAGGGGCAGGGCGGCAAAAGCAAATTGCCTGTTTTCTCGGAAGTAGGGCAGTTGTCCGGCGTTTCCAACACCGACTGGAGCTGGGCGTCATTGTTTGCAGACTACGATAATGATGGCTGGAAGGACCTTTTCATCACCAACGGTAACCTCCGCGATTTTACAAATATGGACTTTGTGAAATTTATGGGAGATCATTTGAAACGCATAGAGGGGCAGGTGAAGCGAGAAGATGTGCTCAATATGGTGTATCAAATGCCATCGTCCAACATGAAAAATTATCTTTTTCAAAATAAAAAGGACCTTACTTTTACCAATGTTGCGGATAACTGGGGACTGGGAGAAATTTCAAACAGCGGAGGCGCGGCCTATTCGGATCTGGACAATGATGGTGACCTGGATCTGATTGTGAACAACATTAATAAGCCTGCATTCATTTATCAAAATGATGGCGATAAATTGTTGAAAAACAATTACTTAAAACTAAAATTGGAAGGCGAAGGTGCCAATAAATTCGGCATAGGAGCGAAGGTTACCATTTACAACAAAGGGCAAAAACAATATCTCGAACAAATGCCCACGCGTGGTTACCAGTCAAGCGTTTCGCCTGTTTTGCATTTCGGTTTAGGCAAAGAAAACATTGATTCGTTGCAAGTTGTATGGCTTAGCGGAAAGCGGCAAAGCGTCATCAATCCCAAAGTAAATGCGATTTTGACATTGGCAGAAAAAAATGCGACAATGGCTAAAACTAATGTTCAAACTGCTAGCCCACTTTATAATGCCGTGCCATCGCCAATAGCTTATTCTGGAAAAGCGAGCACTACGAATGATTTCAAACGGCAGCCACTGCTCATTAATCCGATTTCCTTTTCCGGTCCGTGTCTTGTTAAAGGCGATGTGAATGGAGATGGTTTGGGAGACATTTACGCAGGAGGCGGTTCAGGAGAGGCAGGAAAGCTTTATTTGCAGCAAAAGGGCGGTTCTTTTACCAGTAAATCGGTGCATGCTTTCGAAGCGGATAAGCAAAGTGACGACACGGATGCAGTCTTTTTCGACGCCAATGGTGACGGCTTCCAGGATTTGTTTGTCGGCAGCGGCGGTTATGCCACATTCATGCCCGAAGATCCATTGTTGCAAAGCCGTTTATATTTAAATGATGGCAAAGGCAACTTTACCAAAAGTGCAGGCGCATTGCCCAAAATGATCACCAGCACGAGCTGCGCGCGGGTTGCGGACGTCAACGGAGACAACAAGCCCGACCTGTTTGTAGGCGGCCGGGTAATCCCGGGACGCTATCCCGAAACGCCAAGGAGCTACATCCTAATCAATGACGGCAGGGGCAAATTCTCAGATCAAACAGCAAGCCTTTCTGCTGAACTGGCGAACATTGGGCTGGTAACGGACGCTGCCTGGACGGATTTGAACGGAGACAAAAAGCCGGATCTGATCGTCGTAGGCGAATGGATGCCGATCACGGTTTATATGAATGTTAATGGCAAATTGGAAAACAAAACCAGCACTTATTTTGACAAACAATACAGCGGCTGGTGGAACAAAATACTGTTAACCGACCTGAACGGCGATGGTAAGGACGACCTGGTGATTGGTAACCTGGGACTGAATAGTCAATGCAAAGCCAGCGACGCGGAGCCTGTTGAAATGCTTTACAAAGACTTTGACGACAACGGCTCCGTTGATCCGATCATGAGCTTTTACATTCAGGGCAAAAGCTATCCTTATGTGACACGAGATGAAATGCTGGACCAGATGAGCATTATGCGGACCCGTTTTCAGGATTACAAAACTTATGCAGACGCGACGGTAAAAGAGATTTTTACCGCCGATGAACTCGCAGGAGCGAAAGAATTGAAAGCAAATTTTTTAAAAACAGCCTATTTCGAACAAGGCGCCAATGGTAAGTTTGCGGAAAAGCCGCTTCCATTTCAAGCCCAAATATCCCCGGTTTACACCATTACGGCGGTTGATTTTGATAAGGACGGCAGTAAGGATTTGCTGCTTTGCGGCAATGTGAGCAAGGCGCGGCTGCGGTTTGGGAAGTACGACGCAAATTTTGGCGTTCTGCTAAAAGGAAACGGCAAAGGTGAGTTTGCTTACATCAAGCAGGATCGCTCCGGTTTCAGTTTGAAAGGAGATGTAAGGAGCGTGTTGCCAGTTGGGGACAAGCTTTTGTTTGGGATAAATCAACAGGAAATTAAAGCATATCAAATTGGTAAATCTAAATAA
- a CDS encoding RagB/SusD family nutrient uptake outer membrane protein has product MKLKYKSIILIALLTAAGLSSCDTDFLDVTPPTEIPSEEAWKEGPLAEGFVTGIYAGLQQGGFSEQMLASLTDEAVFTHTGRNINTVNEGSLSPSNLGWVDATYGWGQMYTYIRASNLAIQQLATATFTDETLKARLKGEAYFLRAYYYQQLVRYYGAVPIIKKVYALNEDYTVPRNTWDECVQLIVSDLDSAAMLLDGKTLVKGRASKVAAQALKSRVLLYAASDLHDVPTMKAKSTVLAAYPNPEFLGYVSGDRKARWTAAQAAAKVVIDGGNGAYKLNLTAPATANEGRLNYISIAMAGASADKTLDPSAASEILFGRYFTPSLAEGARQTGLNNGPNGYHNWAGNTPIGTLVDDYELMDGTPFKWTNPANAAAPYKNRDPRLYATVMYDGADWKPRPSDAKDPANQIQTGAYDLLDDKGALINRKGLDTRSSSIEDWNGSRTGYYMRKFIDPNPALYDNTDRQNIPWPFLRTTEVVFNYIEASIELGQDAEALLWLNRIRFRAGMPALKVTGAALKEAYRHERRIEMAYEEQRYHDARRWMIAKETLGRPLEYINVLGKFKAGKSMKEPYHYDTDIYTYTYTPIVEKSHENRTWADKMYFRPFSRDEINRNSKLAQNPGYDK; this is encoded by the coding sequence ATGAAATTGAAATATAAAAGTATAATCTTAATTGCGCTGCTGACCGCGGCTGGATTATCGTCCTGCGACACTGATTTCCTGGATGTTACGCCACCGACCGAAATTCCAAGTGAAGAAGCCTGGAAAGAGGGACCATTGGCAGAAGGCTTTGTTACAGGGATATATGCAGGGCTGCAACAGGGAGGATTTAGTGAGCAAATGCTTGCTTCACTCACCGATGAAGCTGTGTTTACCCACACGGGACGTAACATTAACACGGTGAACGAAGGAAGTTTAAGTCCTTCTAACCTGGGTTGGGTGGACGCAACCTACGGCTGGGGACAAATGTACACCTACATCCGCGCTTCCAACCTGGCGATTCAGCAACTCGCGACAGCAACTTTCACAGACGAAACGCTTAAAGCGCGTCTGAAAGGAGAAGCTTACTTCCTGAGAGCGTATTACTATCAGCAATTGGTTCGCTATTACGGTGCTGTGCCCATTATCAAGAAAGTGTATGCGCTGAACGAAGATTACACCGTTCCCCGCAACACCTGGGACGAATGTGTCCAGTTGATCGTGAGTGACCTGGATAGCGCTGCTATGCTGCTCGACGGCAAGACATTGGTAAAAGGCCGCGCGTCAAAAGTGGCTGCACAGGCGCTTAAATCCAGAGTGTTGCTTTATGCTGCGAGTGATCTGCATGATGTGCCAACCATGAAAGCAAAATCTACGGTTTTGGCAGCTTACCCGAATCCCGAGTTTTTGGGATATGTTTCCGGGGACCGCAAAGCACGCTGGACAGCCGCGCAAGCTGCCGCCAAAGTGGTGATCGATGGTGGTAATGGTGCTTACAAATTGAACCTGACGGCACCGGCTACGGCAAACGAAGGACGGTTGAACTACATTTCCATTGCTATGGCGGGTGCAAGTGCCGACAAAACGCTGGATCCTTCTGCGGCTAGTGAAATCCTTTTTGGACGTTACTTCACGCCGAGTTTGGCCGAAGGTGCGCGGCAGACAGGTTTGAACAACGGTCCGAACGGTTACCACAACTGGGCCGGAAACACGCCGATCGGGACATTGGTGGACGATTACGAATTGATGGATGGAACGCCGTTTAAATGGACAAACCCTGCCAATGCAGCCGCTCCTTACAAAAACCGTGATCCTCGTTTGTATGCGACAGTCATGTATGACGGCGCAGACTGGAAACCACGTCCATCGGATGCGAAAGATCCTGCTAACCAGATTCAAACCGGAGCATATGACCTTCTGGATGACAAAGGAGCATTGATCAACCGCAAAGGATTGGATACACGCAGCAGCTCGATCGAAGACTGGAACGGAAGCCGGACAGGTTACTACATGCGCAAGTTTATTGATCCAAACCCTGCATTGTATGACAACACCGACCGTCAGAACATACCATGGCCATTCCTCCGCACCACTGAGGTTGTTTTCAACTACATTGAAGCAAGCATCGAGTTAGGCCAGGATGCGGAAGCATTGTTATGGCTGAACAGGATCCGTTTCCGTGCCGGTATGCCAGCATTGAAAGTGACCGGAGCAGCGCTTAAAGAAGCCTATCGCCACGAAAGAAGGATCGAAATGGCTTACGAAGAGCAGCGCTACCATGATGCTCGCCGCTGGATGATCGCTAAGGAAACACTGGGTCGCCCATTGGAATACATTAACGTGTTAGGCAAGTTCAAGGCTGGTAAGTCAATGAAAGAGCCATATCATTACGATACGGACATTTATACTTACACCTACACGCCGATCGTGGAGAAATCACACGAAAACCGCACCTGGGCTGACAAAATGTATTTCCGTCCGTTCAGCCGCGATGAGATCAACAGAAATTCTAAACTGGCCCAGAATCCGGGTTATGATAAATAG